In the genome of Myxococcus stipitatus, one region contains:
- a CDS encoding TIGR02265 family protein, whose protein sequence is MKPGKPVPLEERLVYIQVVEGLLQHGLRGRLSPRLRLRLRQAGLDVDRPLLPAYPVTQWAHCLRIIAEETWPSVPLEQAFRNLASAHVEGYGQTLIGRAVYGVMRLLGPRRLVQRLPQTLRATDNYTEALLTERGPTTYELRLNSALDCPGYAEALFEGLVRMGGGESPRATTLSVEDGHTTYLLTWTER, encoded by the coding sequence GTGAAGCCCGGCAAGCCCGTTCCCCTCGAGGAACGACTCGTCTACATCCAGGTCGTGGAGGGACTCCTCCAGCACGGCCTGCGCGGACGGCTCTCCCCCCGGCTGCGCCTGCGGCTCCGGCAGGCGGGCCTCGACGTGGACCGCCCGCTGCTGCCCGCCTACCCCGTGACGCAGTGGGCGCACTGCCTGCGCATCATCGCCGAGGAGACCTGGCCCTCGGTCCCCCTGGAGCAGGCCTTCCGCAACCTCGCCTCCGCGCACGTGGAGGGCTATGGACAGACGCTCATCGGCCGCGCGGTGTACGGCGTCATGCGGCTGCTGGGGCCCCGCAGGCTGGTGCAGCGGCTGCCCCAGACGTTGCGCGCCACGGACAACTACACGGAGGCGCTGCTCACCGAGCGCGGCCCCACCACCTACGAGCTGCGCCTGAACTCCGCGCTGGACTGCCCCGGCTACGCGGAGGCGCTCTTCGAGGGCCTGGTGCGCATGGGCGGAGGCGAGTCCCCCCGCGCGACGACGCTGTCCGTGGAGGACGGCCACACCACGTACCTGCTCACCTGGACGGAGCGCTGA
- a CDS encoding alpha/beta hydrolase: MGHVHIVRDFPSPQEGFSRTVRVYTPDAYDSMPWHRFPVLYMHDGQNVFAHPESALFDTWCANLAMEEGVHHGHLEPWIIVAVDSGQGRLQEYSPWNDARGPLKARGEVYARFLVEQLKPLVDRHYRTRPGAQWTGAMGSSLGGLMSLYLGHRYPQVFGRIGALSPTVMWSEGRLFAEWRAHHRSWTRIYLDAGAQEFIHADGLPLHYGQATRAFYDHLKGLGYADHEVSLILEPGGEHHEKDWQRRLPVAMRWLLS, encoded by the coding sequence ATGGGCCACGTCCACATCGTCCGAGACTTCCCCTCCCCCCAGGAGGGCTTCTCCCGCACCGTGCGCGTCTACACGCCGGATGCCTACGACTCGATGCCCTGGCATCGCTTCCCCGTGCTCTACATGCACGACGGGCAGAACGTCTTCGCCCATCCCGAGTCCGCCCTCTTCGACACGTGGTGCGCCAACCTCGCGATGGAGGAGGGCGTGCACCACGGGCACCTGGAGCCGTGGATCATCGTCGCGGTGGACTCGGGCCAGGGCCGGCTCCAGGAGTACTCTCCCTGGAATGACGCGCGAGGCCCGCTGAAGGCCCGAGGCGAGGTCTACGCCCGCTTCCTGGTGGAGCAGCTCAAGCCGCTGGTCGACCGCCACTACCGCACGCGCCCCGGCGCCCAGTGGACCGGGGCCATGGGCTCCTCGCTGGGCGGCCTCATGTCGCTGTACCTGGGCCACCGCTATCCCCAGGTGTTCGGCCGCATCGGCGCGCTGTCCCCCACCGTCATGTGGAGCGAGGGCCGCCTCTTCGCCGAGTGGCGCGCCCACCACCGGAGCTGGACGCGCATCTACCTGGATGCCGGCGCCCAGGAGTTCATCCACGCGGACGGACTGCCGCTGCACTACGGCCAGGCCACGCGCGCCTTCTACGACCACCTCAAGGGCCTGGGCTACGCGGACCACGAGGTCTCCCTCATCCTGGAGCCCGGCGGCGAGCACCACGAGAAGGACTGGCAGCGCCGTCTCCCCGTGGCGATGCGCTGGCTCCTGTCGTGA
- a CDS encoding thermonuclease family protein, which translates to MRSLIQPLACLGLLIACGGGGEAATSCGPSKARVAEVIDGDTLVLEGGERVRYVLVDTPESTAGRHECFGPEALAFNRSLVEGREVTLVDAEACEDRFGRRLAYVSVDGHDVSALLIERGFACVLHVPPAGTSRQAELRALESQARRARRGLWGACSPVPCR; encoded by the coding sequence ATGCGCTCCCTGATTCAGCCCCTGGCGTGTCTGGGATTGCTCATCGCTTGCGGTGGCGGCGGCGAGGCGGCGACTTCCTGTGGCCCCAGCAAGGCGCGGGTCGCGGAGGTCATCGACGGAGACACGCTCGTCCTCGAAGGGGGTGAGCGCGTCCGCTATGTGCTGGTGGACACGCCGGAGAGCACGGCCGGAAGGCACGAGTGCTTCGGACCGGAGGCGCTGGCGTTCAACCGGAGCCTCGTCGAGGGGCGCGAGGTGACGCTCGTCGACGCGGAGGCATGCGAGGACCGCTTCGGCCGGCGGCTCGCCTATGTCTCCGTGGATGGCCACGATGTGAGCGCGCTCCTGATAGAGCGCGGCTTCGCGTGTGTGCTGCACGTTCCTCCGGCGGGGACCTCCAGGCAGGCGGAGCTGCGAGCGCTGGAGTCGCAAGCGCGACGCGCGCGGCGGGGGCTCTGGGGCGCGTGCTCACCGGTGCCCTGTCGATGA
- a CDS encoding PAS domain-containing protein, producing the protein MNPCSTLPGPLADLLTARREDIARRWEAKAGTAGGSGLLGRHEQTASAVEWVDAVVDLLRLLSAVPEWDAAPGASPPGTRPHPAGADIAVVVREYGLLRDVLFEVLEESGWVLDVAQVRALNRAVDVCIADAVARHARVREQTLRATEAQMQDILDHAPTAIYVKDELGRYVFVNRAYEDISGMTRAEVMGRTDLDLYPREMAEVFVVNDRQVLLSGQPLESDERVWWKGEWRIYQSLKFPLMGEGGHARAVCGISSDVTQARGVQRERDEARERLRRIITALPVVLWTTDSESRVTLVEGRGVRAMGKQPTDFLGRDLREMYPNHPHLRETTRRALSGESFSTELELDGAWFMVYVSPEVDAAGRVVSVSGVSLDITERRRAEEVLRQSEMRYRLATLATRDVIYDWELATGHIEWSELAARQFRLPPDAPEMDIDWWTRAIHPEDRERVGQEMERIIASGDRQWHDEYRFRRGDGTWAVIEDRGHVVRDEEGTALRMVGAMHDVTERRAAEEEARRRAEFEQLLIGIVGHDLRNPLSAITMASTTLLRREYLDERQRKVIDRILSSAERATRMLRDVLDFTQARLGGGIPMQPQPLDLHELTRQVLDEVRLAHPERSLEFEFSGDGAGLWDPDRLAQVLTNLVNNALSYSPSECPVLVRTHGTHDAVTLSVHNMGAPIPAELLPRLFEPMKRAERRDPREGRGLGLGLFIVKHIVDAHGGRLRVRSDEKEGTLFVVRLPRRLLVQALGVPGARGPGSWP; encoded by the coding sequence ATGAATCCCTGCTCCACGCTCCCCGGTCCCCTGGCGGACCTGCTCACCGCGCGTCGGGAGGACATCGCCCGGCGCTGGGAAGCGAAGGCGGGGACGGCGGGAGGCAGCGGCCTGCTGGGGCGGCATGAGCAGACGGCCAGCGCGGTGGAGTGGGTGGACGCGGTGGTGGACCTCCTGCGCCTGCTGAGCGCGGTGCCCGAGTGGGACGCGGCCCCTGGTGCGAGCCCGCCCGGCACGAGGCCCCACCCGGCGGGCGCGGATATCGCGGTGGTGGTGCGCGAGTACGGACTCCTGCGGGACGTGCTCTTCGAGGTGCTCGAGGAGTCGGGGTGGGTGCTGGACGTCGCGCAGGTGCGCGCGCTCAACCGGGCCGTCGACGTATGCATCGCCGACGCGGTGGCGCGACATGCGCGGGTGCGGGAGCAGACGCTGCGCGCCACCGAGGCGCAGATGCAGGACATCCTGGACCACGCGCCGACGGCCATCTACGTGAAGGACGAGCTGGGCCGGTACGTCTTCGTCAACCGCGCCTACGAGGACATCTCCGGGATGACGCGGGCGGAGGTGATGGGCCGCACGGACCTGGACCTGTATCCCCGGGAGATGGCGGAGGTGTTCGTCGTCAATGACCGGCAGGTCCTCCTGTCGGGACAGCCGTTGGAGTCCGACGAGCGCGTGTGGTGGAAGGGCGAGTGGCGCATCTACCAGTCGCTGAAGTTCCCGCTGATGGGAGAGGGGGGCCACGCGCGAGCCGTGTGCGGCATCTCGTCGGACGTGACGCAGGCCCGGGGCGTGCAGCGCGAGCGGGACGAGGCCCGTGAGCGCCTGCGCCGCATCATCACCGCGCTGCCCGTGGTGCTGTGGACGACGGACTCGGAGAGCCGCGTCACCCTGGTGGAGGGCCGAGGCGTGCGCGCCATGGGCAAGCAGCCCACGGACTTCCTCGGGCGCGACCTGCGCGAGATGTACCCGAACCATCCGCACCTCCGCGAGACGACGCGCCGCGCGCTGTCGGGAGAGTCGTTCTCCACGGAGCTGGAGCTGGATGGCGCCTGGTTCATGGTCTACGTCTCCCCGGAGGTGGACGCGGCGGGGCGGGTGGTCAGCGTGTCGGGCGTGTCGCTGGACATCACCGAGCGCCGCCGCGCCGAGGAGGTGCTGCGCCAGTCGGAGATGCGCTACCGGCTGGCCACGCTGGCCACGCGCGACGTCATCTACGACTGGGAGCTGGCCACCGGCCACATCGAGTGGAGCGAGCTGGCGGCCCGGCAGTTCCGGCTCCCCCCGGATGCGCCGGAGATGGACATCGACTGGTGGACGCGCGCCATCCACCCCGAGGACCGGGAGCGGGTCGGCCAGGAGATGGAGCGCATCATCGCGTCGGGGGACCGCCAGTGGCATGACGAGTACCGCTTCCGGCGCGGGGACGGCACGTGGGCCGTCATCGAGGACCGGGGCCACGTGGTGCGCGACGAGGAGGGCACGGCCCTGCGCATGGTGGGCGCCATGCACGACGTCACCGAGCGACGGGCCGCGGAGGAGGAGGCGCGTCGGCGCGCGGAGTTCGAGCAGCTGCTGATTGGCATCGTGGGCCATGACCTGCGCAACCCCCTGTCCGCCATCACCATGGCCTCCACCACGCTGCTGCGGCGCGAGTACCTGGATGAGCGCCAGCGCAAGGTCATCGACCGCATCCTCTCCAGCGCGGAGCGGGCCACGCGGATGCTGCGCGACGTGCTGGACTTCACCCAGGCCCGGCTGGGCGGCGGCATCCCCATGCAGCCCCAGCCCCTGGACCTGCACGAGCTGACGCGGCAGGTGCTGGACGAGGTGCGGCTGGCCCACCCCGAGCGGAGCCTGGAGTTCGAGTTCAGCGGCGATGGCGCGGGCCTCTGGGACCCGGACCGGCTGGCGCAGGTCCTCACCAACCTGGTGAACAACGCCCTGAGCTACAGCCCCAGCGAGTGCCCCGTGCTGGTGCGCACGCACGGCACCCACGACGCGGTGACGCTCAGCGTGCACAACATGGGCGCCCCCATTCCCGCGGAGCTCCTGCCCCGTCTCTTCGAGCCCATGAAGCGCGCCGAGCGCAGGGACCCCAGGGAAGGGCGCGGCCTGGGGCTGGGGCTCTTCATCGTCAAGCACATCGTGGATGCGCACGGCGGGCGGCTGCGCGTCCGCTCCGACGAGAAGGAAGGCACCCTCTTCGTGGTGCGCCTGCCTCGCAGGCTCCTGGTCCAGGCGCTCGGCGTGCCGGGGGCTCGAGGGCCCGGCTCCTGGCCGTAG
- a CDS encoding arsenate reductase ArsC, which produces MNKVIFACVRNAGRSQMAAAFFNVLADPQKACAISAGTEPGERVHPEVMAAMREMGLELNDVKPQRLTEDMARDAQWLITLGCGEACPSVAGLKREDWPLDDPKGKPEALVHRIRDEVAARVAGLLEREGWMRAG; this is translated from the coding sequence ATGAACAAGGTCATCTTCGCCTGCGTGCGCAACGCGGGCCGCTCGCAAATGGCGGCGGCGTTCTTCAACGTTCTGGCGGACCCTCAGAAGGCGTGTGCCATCTCCGCGGGGACCGAGCCCGGCGAGCGTGTGCACCCCGAAGTGATGGCGGCGATGCGTGAGATGGGGTTGGAGTTGAACGACGTCAAACCCCAGCGGCTCACCGAGGACATGGCGCGTGACGCGCAATGGCTCATCACCTTGGGCTGCGGCGAGGCGTGCCCGAGTGTCGCGGGCCTCAAGCGAGAGGATTGGCCCCTGGACGACCCGAAGGGGAAGCCGGAGGCGCTGGTGCACCGCATTCGCGATGAAGTGGCCGCGCGGGTCGCGGGGCTGCTGGAGCGCGAGGGGTGGATGCGCGCCGGGTAG
- a CDS encoding DUF4173 domain-containing protein, giving the protein MNPVSTVPHGEPRAPTSPSPGFAFPARPVAFIQAPRRMLVATVAVGLVAQGLLDRASWGVSFPLVILATLGALVALGGREAWERARPNAWLLGPVLVIAGFVAVRDSPWLRTLNVLTTSWLMLLLMHFWGGGRVQRLGMGGYPAVVLSSVGRGLAYPRVLAREAMDLASPRKRLPLLVPVLRGLLFALPVLMVFGMLLGGADVAFAAALERVFDVDLGDFVAESLRRVLGWLLCAVAAAGLLGHALRRRSSGEAGDAEEAPSERWLGFTEALVLILAVNALFLAFASFQVQYLFIGGASSPAPGYSYSEYARRGFFELLAVTVMTLGLVMGLARWARRESPVARLLFQVGTSVMVALTLVIVVSAMKRLVMYEDVFGYTRLRIFSHVFMVLLGVVLTWRGVTLWWRPERFAMGAHVAALVAVMGVNVINPDALIVRYSQVESSQVPKGWVDTALLRTLSADAVPELMRLYAGTPLLESALPVEACPEMTWPEWSVSRARACAVFGGVLPSPTRD; this is encoded by the coding sequence ATGAACCCAGTATCCACTGTCCCGCACGGGGAGCCGCGAGCCCCGACTTCACCCAGCCCCGGCTTCGCGTTCCCGGCCCGGCCCGTGGCCTTCATCCAGGCCCCGCGGCGGATGCTGGTGGCCACGGTGGCGGTGGGCCTCGTCGCGCAGGGGTTGTTGGACCGCGCGAGCTGGGGCGTGTCCTTTCCCCTGGTCATCCTGGCCACGCTGGGCGCGCTGGTGGCGCTGGGCGGGCGCGAGGCCTGGGAGCGGGCGCGGCCCAATGCCTGGCTGCTGGGGCCGGTGCTGGTCATCGCCGGCTTCGTGGCGGTGCGCGACAGCCCGTGGCTGCGGACGCTGAACGTGCTGACGACCTCGTGGTTGATGTTGTTGCTGATGCACTTCTGGGGCGGCGGCCGGGTGCAGCGGCTGGGGATGGGCGGCTATCCCGCGGTGGTGTTGTCCTCCGTGGGGCGGGGCCTGGCCTATCCGCGGGTGCTGGCGCGCGAGGCCATGGACCTGGCCTCGCCGAGGAAGCGGCTGCCCTTGCTGGTGCCGGTGCTGCGGGGCCTGCTCTTCGCGCTGCCGGTGTTGATGGTGTTTGGAATGCTGCTCGGGGGCGCGGACGTGGCCTTCGCCGCCGCGCTGGAGCGGGTGTTCGATGTGGACCTGGGGGACTTCGTGGCGGAGTCGCTGCGGCGCGTGCTGGGGTGGCTGCTCTGCGCGGTCGCCGCGGCGGGCCTGCTGGGACACGCGCTGCGGCGGCGCTCGTCGGGTGAGGCGGGGGACGCGGAGGAGGCGCCCTCCGAGCGCTGGCTGGGCTTCACCGAGGCCCTGGTGCTCATCCTCGCCGTCAACGCGCTGTTCCTCGCGTTCGCGAGCTTCCAGGTGCAGTACCTGTTCATCGGAGGCGCGTCGTCACCCGCGCCGGGGTACTCGTATTCGGAGTACGCGCGGCGGGGCTTCTTCGAGCTGCTCGCCGTCACCGTGATGACGCTGGGCCTGGTGATGGGGCTTGCCCGCTGGGCCCGGCGCGAGTCGCCCGTGGCGCGCCTGCTCTTCCAGGTGGGGACCTCCGTCATGGTGGCGCTGACGCTGGTCATCGTCGTCTCGGCGATGAAGCGGCTGGTGATGTACGAGGATGTCTTTGGTTACACGCGGCTGCGCATCTTCTCGCATGTCTTCATGGTGCTGTTGGGGGTGGTGCTGACGTGGCGGGGCGTGACGCTGTGGTGGCGGCCGGAGCGCTTCGCCATGGGCGCGCACGTCGCGGCGCTGGTGGCGGTGATGGGCGTGAATGTCATCAACCCCGACGCGCTCATCGTGCGCTACAGCCAGGTGGAGTCCAGCCAGGTGCCGAAGGGGTGGGTGGACACGGCGTTGCTGCGCACGTTGTCCGCGGATGCCGTGCCGGAGTTGATGCGGCTGTACGCGGGGACCCCCCTGCTGGAGAGCGCGCTCCCGGTGGAGGCCTGCCCGGAGATGACGTGGCCTGAGTG